The following coding sequences are from one Anas acuta chromosome 15, bAnaAcu1.1, whole genome shotgun sequence window:
- the SMIM10L3 gene encoding salivary gland specific protein SAGSIN1, whose amino-acid sequence MAAALSALAARLSQSAAARSYGVFCKGLTRTLLIFFDLAWKLRINFPYLYIVASMMLNVRLQVHIEIH is encoded by the exons ATGGCGGCGGCGCTGTCCGCCCTGGCTGCCAGGCTCTCCCAGTCGGCCGCGGCCAGGTCGTACGGCGTGTTCTGCAAGGGGCTGACCAGGACCCTCCTCATCTTCTTCGACCTGGCCTGGAAGCTCCGCATCAACTTCCCGTACCTCTACATCGTCGCCTCCATGATGCTCAACGTGCGGCTGCAG GTCCATATTGAGATCCACTGA